A region from the Volucribacter amazonae genome encodes:
- the nanA gene encoding N-acetylneuraminate lyase, producing the protein MKKLTGIFSALLVSFNEDGSINETGLRQIIRHNIDKMGVDGLYVGGSTGENFMLSTEEKKQIFRIAKDEVKDQVALIAQVGSVNLQEAVELGKYATELGYDSLSAVTPFYYKFNFAEIKHYYETIIAETGNNMIIYSIPFLTGVNMGIEQFGELYQNPKVLGVKFTAGDFYLLERLKKAYPNHLIWAGFDEMMLPAVALGVDGAIGSTFNINGVRARQIFDLTRAGKLEEALAVQHTTNDLIEGILANGLYLTIKEILKLQGVEAGYCREPMTAKATEAQREKAKQLQQKFL; encoded by the coding sequence ATGAAAAAATTAACAGGTATCTTCAGTGCATTATTAGTGTCATTTAATGAAGATGGTTCAATTAACGAAACGGGCTTACGTCAAATTATCCGCCATAACATTGATAAAATGGGGGTTGACGGCTTATATGTGGGCGGTAGCACAGGCGAAAACTTTATGCTTTCTACCGAAGAAAAGAAACAAATCTTCCGCATTGCCAAAGATGAAGTCAAAGATCAAGTGGCACTTATTGCACAAGTCGGTAGTGTTAATCTTCAAGAGGCGGTAGAACTGGGTAAATATGCCACTGAACTTGGTTATGATAGCCTTTCTGCGGTAACCCCTTTCTATTACAAATTTAATTTTGCTGAAATTAAACATTATTACGAAACCATTATTGCCGAAACAGGTAATAATATGATTATCTATTCCATTCCATTCTTAACTGGCGTAAATATGGGCATTGAGCAATTTGGTGAGCTTTATCAAAATCCAAAAGTATTGGGTGTTAAATTTACTGCTGGCGATTTTTATTTATTAGAACGTTTGAAAAAGGCTTATCCAAACCATTTAATTTGGGCTGGCTTTGATGAAATGATGTTGCCAGCGGTGGCTTTAGGGGTTGATGGAGCTATTGGTAGTACCTTTAATATTAATGGGGTACGAGCTCGTCAAATCTTTGATTTAACGCGTGCAGGTAAATTAGAAGAGGCATTAGCGGTACAACATACCACTAACGATTTAATTGAGGGGATTTTAGCTAATGGCTTATACCTTACCATTAAAGAAATTCTAAAACTACAAGGGGTTGAAGCAGGTTATTGTCGTGAACCAATGACCGCCAAAGCTACCGAGGCTCAAAGAGAAAAAGCGAAACAATTACAGCAAAAATTTTTATAA
- the artM gene encoding arginine ABC transporter permease ArtM: MVTEYFYVIAQGIPTSLLLTLVSLVIAFFIAIALTFVLALGNKWAKLLVNGYLTLFTGTPLLVQFFLIYSGPGQFEWITNSIAWHLLSNAWFCAMLALALNSAAYSTLLFHGAVKAIPKGQWESCAALGLTRLQTLKILIPYALKRALPSYSNEIILVFKGTSLASTITIMDIMGYARQLYGTEYDALTIYGIAGAIYLVITGIATLLLRQLERKVLSFERLETEKAS; encoded by the coding sequence ATGGTAACAGAATATTTCTATGTTATTGCTCAAGGTATTCCTACCAGTTTATTATTGACCCTTGTTTCGTTAGTGATCGCATTTTTTATCGCAATCGCTTTAACCTTTGTGCTTGCTTTAGGCAATAAATGGGCGAAATTGTTGGTTAATGGCTATCTCACCTTATTTACGGGGACGCCATTATTGGTGCAATTTTTTCTTATTTACAGCGGACCCGGACAATTTGAATGGATCACTAACAGTATCGCTTGGCATTTGTTATCCAACGCTTGGTTCTGTGCAATGTTAGCACTGGCGTTAAATAGTGCCGCTTATTCTACTTTATTGTTCCATGGGGCAGTTAAAGCAATCCCTAAAGGGCAATGGGAAAGCTGTGCCGCATTAGGTTTAACAAGACTACAAACATTAAAGATATTAATTCCTTATGCGTTAAAACGAGCATTACCCTCTTATAGCAACGAAATCATTTTGGTTTTTAAAGGAACGTCTTTAGCCTCTACCATTACTATTATGGATATTATGGGCTATGCTCGTCAGCTATATGGTACAGAATATGACGCTTTGACGATTTACGGCATTGCGGGGGCAATTTATTTAGTTATCACAGGTATTGCCACCTTATTGTTACGTCAATTAGAACGCAAAGTGTTGTCCTTTGAACGTTTGGAAACGGAAAAAGCCAGTTAA
- the artQ gene encoding arginine ABC transporter permease ArtQ: protein MFFDYLSLIYAATLITLGLAVCSLLVGLLLSMLFVVLETSKITCIRQPTSIAIALIRGLPEILVVFLIYFGSTELLEAITGEYIEFSAFSCGVVALSIIFAAYASQSLRGAIQAISVGQWESGAALGLSRAQTFIRIILPQVWRHALPGLANQWLVLLKDTALVSLIGVDDLLRQAELINTNTHQPFTWFGIAALVYLMITMISQVGIRKLAMRFTRFERGVK, encoded by the coding sequence ATGTTTTTTGATTATTTATCTTTAATTTATGCCGCTACTCTGATTACGCTGGGGTTAGCGGTTTGTTCTTTGTTGGTTGGTTTGTTGCTTTCTATGCTATTTGTAGTGCTGGAAACCAGTAAGATCACTTGTATTCGTCAACCAACCAGTATTGCCATTGCCTTAATTCGTGGCTTGCCTGAGATTTTGGTGGTTTTCTTAATTTATTTCGGCTCAACAGAATTACTAGAAGCAATCACTGGCGAATATATTGAATTTAGTGCCTTTAGCTGTGGTGTGGTGGCGTTGTCCATTATTTTTGCTGCCTATGCCTCGCAATCATTGCGAGGGGCTATTCAAGCCATTTCAGTGGGACAATGGGAATCTGGTGCGGCTTTAGGATTAAGCCGAGCCCAAACCTTTATCCGTATTATTTTGCCACAAGTATGGCGACACGCTTTGCCAGGATTGGCTAACCAATGGTTAGTGTTATTAAAGGATACCGCCTTGGTATCGCTGATTGGGGTTGATGATTTATTACGCCAAGCAGAATTAATCAATACCAATACACATCAACCTTTTACTTGGTTTGGCATTGCCGCCTTAGTGTATTTAATGATTACGATGATAAGTCAAGTGGGTATTCGTAAATTGGCAATGCGATTTACCCGTTTTGAGCGAGGTGTGAAATAA
- a CDS encoding arginine ABC transporter substrate-binding protein: MKKLLIAALLAGSTLAVQAQDITFAMEPSYPPFENTNEKGEIVGFDVDIANAICQQIQANCKFESLSFDTLIQAVRSKRIDAAISAMDITEARAKQVSFTDPYYDSSASFIAVKGKADLTNAKNVGVQNGTTFQQYVVAEAKQYSPKPYASLQNAVLDLKNGRIDIIFGDTAVLAEWLKTDDSLAFVGEKVTNPKYFGNGLGIAVNKSNKDLLEQLNQGLAAIKANGEYQQIYDKWMSGE, from the coding sequence ATGAAAAAATTACTTATTGCCGCCTTATTGGCTGGCTCAACCTTGGCGGTACAAGCCCAAGATATTACTTTTGCTATGGAACCAAGTTATCCGCCATTTGAAAATACCAATGAAAAAGGCGAAATTGTAGGATTTGACGTTGATATTGCTAATGCCATTTGTCAGCAAATTCAGGCAAATTGCAAATTTGAATCCCTGTCTTTTGATACCTTAATCCAAGCGGTACGTTCTAAACGTATTGATGCCGCTATTTCCGCTATGGATATTACTGAGGCTCGTGCTAAACAAGTGAGTTTTACTGATCCCTATTATGATAGTTCAGCCAGTTTTATTGCGGTGAAAGGCAAAGCCGATTTAACCAATGCTAAAAATGTTGGGGTACAAAATGGAACAACTTTCCAACAATATGTGGTGGCAGAGGCAAAACAATATAGCCCGAAACCTTATGCGTCATTACAAAATGCCGTATTAGATCTAAAAAATGGACGTATTGATATTATTTTTGGCGATACTGCGGTGTTAGCGGAATGGTTAAAAACCGATGACAGTTTGGCTTTTGTGGGTGAAAAAGTTACAAATCCAAAATATTTTGGTAATGGTTTAGGGATTGCAGTGAATAAAAGTAATAAAGATTTACTTGAGCAGTTAAATCAAGGACTTGCCGCAATCAAAGCCAATGGCGAATATCAGCAAATTTATGATAAATGGATGTCTGGTGAATAA
- the artP gene encoding arginine ABC transporter ATP-binding protein ArtP → MTIDVKNLNFFYGNSQALFDINLSAEQGDTVVLLGPSGAGKSTLIRTLNLLEVPRSGVLSIANSQFDLATKMDPKKIRQLRQEVGMVFQQYNLWPHLTIMQNLIEAPMKVLGMNEKEAKQQAEKLLQRLRLDNFADRFPLHLSGGQQQRVAIARALMMKPQVLLFDEPTAALDPEITAQIVSIIQELQQTGITQVIVTHEVNVAKKVATKVVYMEQGRIIEIGDASCFNQPQTEQFKQYLSH, encoded by the coding sequence ATGACTATTGATGTAAAAAATCTCAATTTTTTTTATGGCAACTCGCAGGCATTGTTTGATATTAATCTCAGTGCAGAACAAGGGGATACAGTGGTTTTGCTTGGACCAAGTGGGGCAGGAAAAAGCACTTTAATTCGTACCCTGAACCTGTTAGAAGTGCCTCGTTCAGGCGTTTTGTCTATTGCTAATAGCCAATTTGATTTGGCAACCAAAATGGATCCGAAAAAAATTCGCCAATTACGCCAAGAAGTAGGTATGGTGTTTCAACAATATAATCTTTGGCCGCATTTAACCATTATGCAGAATTTAATTGAAGCACCGATGAAAGTATTGGGAATGAATGAAAAAGAAGCGAAACAACAAGCGGAAAAACTATTACAACGCTTACGTTTAGACAATTTTGCTGATCGCTTTCCATTACACCTATCAGGCGGACAACAACAACGGGTTGCCATTGCTCGTGCTTTGATGATGAAACCGCAGGTTTTATTATTTGATGAACCTACGGCAGCATTAGATCCTGAAATTACCGCTCAAATTGTATCCATTATTCAAGAGTTGCAACAAACAGGGATTACCCAAGTGATTGTAACGCACGAAGTCAATGTGGCGAAAAAAGTGGCAACTAAAGTGGTGTATATGGAGCAAGGGCGTATTATTGAAATTGGTGATGCAAGCTGTTTTAATCAACCACAAACTGAACAATTTAAACAATATTTATCCCATTAA
- the lpcA gene encoding D-sedoheptulose 7-phosphate isomerase — translation MYLQQIKNELLEAQQVLAEFVNDENNIALIQQAALLIAESFKQGGKVLSCGNGGSHCDAMHFAEELTGRYRENRPAYPAIAISDVSHLSCVSNDFGYDYVFSRYVEGVGKAGDVLFGISTSGNSKNVLNAITVAKQKGMKVIALTGKDGGQMAGLADVEIRVPHFRYADRIQEVHIKVIHILMMLIEFEMAKQQ, via the coding sequence ATGTACTTACAACAAATAAAAAATGAATTGCTTGAGGCACAGCAAGTCTTAGCTGAATTTGTCAATGATGAAAACAATATTGCTTTAATCCAACAAGCGGCATTATTAATTGCGGAGAGTTTTAAACAAGGGGGCAAGGTGTTATCTTGCGGTAATGGCGGATCTCATTGTGATGCGATGCACTTTGCCGAAGAATTAACGGGACGTTATCGTGAAAATCGCCCGGCTTATCCTGCCATTGCTATTTCAGATGTGAGCCATTTGAGCTGTGTAAGTAACGATTTTGGCTATGATTATGTTTTTTCTCGTTATGTAGAGGGCGTGGGGAAAGCGGGTGATGTATTATTTGGCATTTCAACCTCAGGTAACTCAAAAAATGTGTTAAATGCCATTACTGTGGCAAAACAAAAAGGAATGAAAGTCATTGCCTTGACAGGTAAAGACGGCGGACAAATGGCTGGCTTGGCTGATGTAGAAATTCGTGTACCGCATTTTCGTTATGCGGATCGTATTCAAGAGGTACATATTAAAGTTATTCATATTTTGATGATGTTAATTGAATTTGAAATGGCGAAACAGCAATAA
- a CDS encoding 3-deoxy-D-manno-octulosonic acid kinase — MQQQQEKNQYFLFNFNQSLPDQQLFFDPLYWQQQARIIGQAQGRGTTYFLQTNDLFGVNCALRHYYRGGLIGKINRDRYRFIHINQSRSFAEFHLLRRLHQAGLNVPKPIGARVIKPSSRWYRADLLCEKIENAQDLTALLQAKPLDNQYWQQIGKLISQLHYLQVCHTDLNAHNILCQQRENGLKFWLIDFDKCAEQSGNVWKKANLARLLRSFEKEVKRMNIQFQYENWQALLEGYYTEHNFP; from the coding sequence ATGCAGCAACAACAAGAAAAGAACCAATATTTTTTGTTTAATTTTAACCAATCCTTACCCGATCAACAGTTATTTTTTGATCCGTTATATTGGCAACAACAAGCAAGGATTATTGGGCAAGCCCAAGGGCGAGGAACAACCTATTTTTTGCAAACTAATGATTTATTTGGTGTAAATTGTGCCTTACGCCATTATTACCGAGGTGGTTTAATCGGCAAGATTAATCGTGATCGCTACCGTTTTATCCATATCAATCAAAGCCGTAGTTTTGCAGAATTTCATTTATTACGGCGTTTGCATCAAGCAGGTTTGAATGTTCCTAAACCCATTGGTGCAAGAGTAATAAAGCCTTCTTCTCGTTGGTATAGAGCTGATCTTCTTTGTGAAAAAATAGAAAATGCTCAGGATCTGACCGCACTTTTGCAAGCCAAGCCATTGGATAATCAATATTGGCAACAAATTGGCAAATTAATTAGCCAGTTACATTACTTACAAGTATGTCATACGGATTTAAATGCACACAATATTTTATGTCAACAAAGGGAAAACGGGCTAAAATTTTGGCTAATTGATTTTGATAAATGTGCTGAACAATCAGGCAATGTTTGGAAAAAAGCCAATTTAGCTCGCCTATTACGTTCCTTTGAAAAAGAAGTGAAACGAATGAATATTCAATTTCAGTATGAAAATTGGCAAGCCTTGCTGGAGGGCTATTATACGGAGCATAATTTTCCATAG
- a CDS encoding Lrp/AsnC family transcriptional regulator: MISIIFARILRMDRIDKKIIAELQQNGRISLTELSEKIGISLSPCQRRVKALEEQKIISHYQAHIDPIKVGLNFTAILFITLKDCNHQSVTAFEQAVVEIAEITQAQRLFGDPDYMLHIVTKDLASYQQLYDRRLSSLPYVARLSSTLVMKEVLSNRCLPL, from the coding sequence ATGATTAGCATTATTTTTGCAAGAATATTGCGTATGGATAGAATAGATAAAAAAATTATTGCGGAATTGCAACAAAATGGACGAATTTCTCTCACTGAATTAAGTGAAAAAATAGGCATTAGTTTGTCCCCTTGTCAACGGCGAGTAAAAGCCCTTGAAGAACAAAAAATCATTAGTCATTATCAAGCCCATATTGATCCCATTAAAGTAGGATTGAATTTTACTGCCATTTTGTTTATCACTTTAAAAGATTGTAATCATCAAAGTGTAACGGCTTTTGAGCAAGCGGTAGTGGAGATTGCTGAAATTACCCAAGCTCAACGGTTATTTGGTGATCCTGATTATATGTTACATATCGTAACCAAGGATCTTGCCAGTTATCAACAGCTTTATGATCGCCGTTTATCCAGTTTGCCCTATGTGGCAAGGCTAAGTTCTACTTTAGTGATGAAAGAGGTGTTATCAAATCGCTGTTTGCCATTATAG
- a CDS encoding LysE family translocator: protein MSEQMLFAYWLLSLSITIIPGADWAYIMSAGIKHRVSAALGGMLLGYCSIILAVAAGVGGLMASYPRLLLALTLVGAIYLFWLGINALRHPASLDEQTQSSLNKWTNWCLKGIAVSGLNPKVLLTFLALLPQFISLQSDWSASTQILLLGLLHITNCALIYPLVGLGTGALLRQKPQLTCWVSRFSGFAMISIAIGLFSQFI, encoded by the coding sequence ATGTCAGAACAAATGCTCTTCGCCTATTGGCTACTTTCACTCTCTATTACTATTATCCCCGGGGCGGATTGGGCATATATTATGTCTGCAGGAATAAAACATCGTGTTAGTGCAGCATTGGGGGGAATGTTATTAGGTTATTGTTCCATTATTCTTGCGGTAGCGGCGGGTGTTGGTGGACTTATGGCGAGTTATCCTCGTTTATTATTGGCTTTAACGCTAGTGGGAGCTATTTATTTATTTTGGCTCGGTATAAACGCCCTACGCCACCCTGCAAGCCTTGATGAACAAACACAAAGTTCATTGAACAAATGGACAAATTGGTGTTTAAAAGGTATCGCTGTCAGTGGCTTAAATCCTAAAGTATTATTAACCTTTCTCGCCTTACTTCCTCAATTTATCAGTTTACAATCTGATTGGTCTGCCAGCACGCAAATCCTTTTATTAGGCTTATTGCATATTACTAATTGTGCATTGATTTATCCTTTAGTTGGTTTGGGAACAGGGGCATTATTACGGCAAAAACCACAACTCACCTGCTGGGTCAGCCGTTTTTCAGGCTTCGCAATGATCAGTATTGCTATTGGCTTATTTAGTCAATTTATTTAG
- a CDS encoding glycosyltransferase family 9 protein, whose product MPLFNQAPKALCILRLSAIGDVCQALAVVQQIQRYWPKTQLTWIVGKTEMQLLEGLAGVELVCYDKKTGWKGLFALWRQLKNRQFDALLNMQTALRASMISWGIKAKYKIGFSPKRAREGQWLFTNRQINEPDNPHVLAGFMAFAHYLGIPPFTPHWQLPLSAQDKQAIMPFLDPQRKNLLISPCSSKVEKDWLVENYAQVANWANQQNINVILSASSAEREQKMVEKITALCEFKPINLAGKTTLKQLAALIGNVDLVLSPDSAAAHLASIQGTKVIGLYAYHNPLRTGPYNHLNNVISVYQQNLQQQFALPAEQLPWATKLKGKHLMAQISPNEVIKAVAKQLAIS is encoded by the coding sequence ATGCCGCTTTTTAATCAAGCCCCGAAGGCTTTATGTATTTTGCGTTTATCCGCCATTGGCGATGTTTGCCAAGCACTTGCCGTTGTGCAACAAATTCAACGATATTGGCCGAAAACTCAATTAACTTGGATTGTAGGTAAAACGGAAATGCAACTACTTGAGGGATTAGCTGGGGTTGAGTTGGTTTGCTATGATAAAAAAACAGGCTGGAAAGGGCTATTTGCCTTGTGGCGACAACTCAAAAACCGCCAATTTGATGCCTTATTAAATATGCAAACAGCGTTGCGAGCTTCTATGATCTCTTGGGGTATTAAGGCTAAATATAAAATCGGTTTTAGCCCTAAACGGGCAAGAGAGGGGCAATGGTTATTTACTAATCGGCAAATTAATGAGCCTGATAATCCGCACGTTCTCGCAGGCTTTATGGCATTTGCTCATTATTTAGGTATTCCCCCTTTTACTCCCCATTGGCAACTGCCTCTTTCAGCACAAGATAAGCAAGCCATTATGCCTTTTCTTGATCCTCAACGCAAAAACCTGCTTATTTCGCCTTGTTCTAGCAAGGTAGAAAAAGATTGGTTAGTGGAAAATTATGCACAAGTAGCTAACTGGGCGAATCAACAAAATATCAACGTGATTTTATCAGCATCAAGTGCTGAACGAGAACAAAAAATGGTGGAAAAAATCACCGCACTTTGTGAATTTAAACCAATAAACTTAGCTGGCAAAACCACATTAAAGCAGCTCGCTGCTTTAATTGGCAATGTAGATTTAGTGCTATCGCCTGATTCCGCCGCAGCGCATCTTGCTTCTATTCAAGGCACAAAAGTGATTGGCTTATATGCTTACCATAATCCCCTACGCACAGGGCCTTACAATCATCTTAATAATGTCATTTCAGTGTATCAGCAAAATTTGCAACAACAATTTGCCTTACCTGCCGAGCAACTACCTTGGGCGACAAAACTCAAAGGCAAGCATTTAATGGCACAAATTTCACCAAATGAGGTTATAAAAGCCGTTGCCAAACAGCTCGCCATAAGCTAA
- the mutM gene encoding bifunctional DNA-formamidopyrimidine glycosylase/DNA-(apurinic or apyrimidinic site) lyase, whose translation MPELPEVETTKNGIAPYLQGAIIEKIVVRQAKLRWAVSPEISQLSQQKVTALSRRAKYLIIHLEQGFIIGHLGMSGTLRIVDQQSPVEKHDHLDMWLNNGKILRYNDPRRFGAWLWCDDLATFPLFRKLGPEPLSDAFNGDYLFNKARQKQTAVKTFLMDNAVVVGVGNIYANESLFLAGIHPLKSVGKLSQQQCEHLVDIIKQVLHTAIAQGGTTLKDFLRPDGRPGYFAQELLVYGRKDQPCVQCGHPIESLVIGQRNSFCCPICQQK comes from the coding sequence ATGCCTGAATTACCAGAAGTAGAAACCACCAAAAATGGTATTGCTCCTTATTTGCAGGGGGCGATAATAGAAAAAATTGTTGTAAGGCAAGCGAAATTGCGTTGGGCGGTAAGCCCTGAGATTAGCCAACTTTCTCAGCAAAAAGTGACCGCACTTTCAAGACGAGCGAAATATTTGATCATTCATCTTGAGCAAGGCTTTATTATTGGGCATCTTGGTATGTCTGGTACATTGCGTATTGTGGATCAGCAAAGCCCTGTGGAAAAACATGATCATCTTGATATGTGGTTAAATAATGGCAAAATTTTGCGTTATAACGATCCGCGCCGATTTGGTGCTTGGTTATGGTGTGATGATCTTGCTACTTTTCCGCTTTTTCGTAAACTTGGCCCTGAACCTTTGAGCGATGCTTTTAATGGCGATTATTTGTTTAACAAAGCTCGCCAGAAACAAACGGCAGTAAAAACCTTTTTAATGGATAATGCGGTGGTGGTTGGTGTAGGCAATATTTATGCGAATGAAAGTCTTTTTTTAGCGGGAATTCACCCCCTTAAATCCGTAGGTAAGTTAAGCCAACAGCAATGTGAACACTTGGTTGATATTATTAAGCAGGTATTACATACGGCGATTGCACAAGGCGGTACGACATTAAAAGATTTTTTGCGTCCTGACGGAAGACCGGGCTATTTTGCTCAAGAGTTGTTGGTTTATGGGCGTAAGGATCAGCCTTGTGTGCAATGTGGACACCCTATTGAAAGTTTAGTTATTGGGCAACGTAATAGTTTTTGTTGTCCGATTTGTCAGCAAAAATAG
- the rpmG gene encoding 50S ribosomal protein L33 — translation MAAKGAREKIRLVSSAETGHFYTTTKNKRNMPEKMEIKKFDPVVRKHVIYKEAKIK, via the coding sequence ATGGCAGCTAAAGGTGCTCGTGAAAAAATCCGTTTAGTTTCTAGTGCAGAAACCGGTCATTTTTATACTACAACCAAAAATAAACGTAATATGCCTGAAAAAATGGAAATCAAAAAATTTGATCCAGTAGTGCGTAAACACGTTATTTATAAAGAAGCTAAAATCAAATAA
- the rpmB gene encoding 50S ribosomal protein L28 — protein sequence MSRVCQVTGKRPAVGNNRSHAMNATRRRFLPNLHTHRFWVESEKRFVTLRLTAKGMRIIDKKGIDAVLADIRARGEKI from the coding sequence ATGTCTAGAGTCTGTCAAGTAACAGGCAAGCGTCCAGCCGTTGGTAACAACCGCTCACACGCTATGAATGCGACTCGTCGTCGTTTTCTTCCTAACTTACATACCCACCGTTTTTGGGTTGAAAGTGAAAAACGTTTCGTAACTTTACGCTTAACAGCGAAAGGTATGCGTATTATTGATAAAAAAGGGATTGATGCAGTGTTAGCTGACATCCGTGCCCGTGGCGAGAAAATCTAA
- the radC gene encoding RadC family protein, producing the protein MTESSLMPREKLLKLGASALQDYELLAIFLRTGIKNCPVIDLSQQVLQHFGSLRALMNANAEDFCAVKGIGITQFIQLKACTEMTKRYLSQQLFMAHQFHNIEATKLYLQTELEPQEREIFLVLLLDNQHRLIKQETLFLGTINQANVYPREIIKTALAYNAAAIILAHNHPSGVATPSPQDKQMTEQIKQACELMEIRVLDHFIIGKGTYFSFAEQNWL; encoded by the coding sequence ATGACCGAATCATCGTTAATGCCTCGAGAAAAATTATTAAAATTAGGTGCAAGTGCTTTGCAAGATTATGAACTTTTGGCGATTTTTTTGCGAACAGGAATTAAAAATTGTCCTGTTATTGATCTATCCCAACAAGTCTTACAACATTTTGGTTCGTTACGAGCATTGATGAATGCCAATGCAGAGGATTTTTGTGCCGTTAAAGGTATTGGTATAACCCAATTTATTCAGCTAAAAGCCTGTACAGAAATGACGAAACGCTATCTTTCGCAACAATTATTTATGGCACATCAATTTCATAATATTGAAGCCACAAAATTATATTTGCAAACGGAATTAGAACCGCAAGAACGAGAAATCTTTTTGGTATTGTTACTTGATAATCAACATCGTTTAATTAAACAAGAGACACTTTTCTTAGGTACAATAAATCAAGCCAATGTGTACCCTAGAGAGATTATCAAAACTGCTTTAGCCTATAATGCAGCAGCGATTATTTTGGCACATAATCACCCTTCGGGTGTTGCAACCCCAAGTCCACAAGATAAACAGATGACTGAGCAAATTAAACAAGCCTGTGAGTTAATGGAAATTCGAGTTTTAGATCATTTTATTATTGGTAAAGGCACTTATTTTTCCTTTGCTGAGCAAAATTGGCTATGA
- the pyrE gene encoding orotate phosphoribosyltransferase gives MQDYKQQFIEFALSRQVLRFGEFTLKSGRKSPYFFNAGLFNTGADLAKLGEFYAQAIQQSAVDFDIIFGPAYKGIPIATTVAIALAKQYQLEIPVCFNRKEIKDHGEGGQLIGSSLQGKVLLVDDVITAGTAIREVMTLIQQHQAQLSAVFIALNRKEKGQGELSAIQEVERDYQCQVFSIIDVDDLIDFIAKHPDYQQHLTTMQQYRQQYGVN, from the coding sequence ATGCAGGATTACAAACAACAATTTATTGAATTTGCCCTCTCTCGCCAAGTGTTACGCTTTGGCGAATTTACCCTAAAATCTGGGCGTAAAAGTCCCTATTTTTTTAATGCAGGCTTGTTTAATACAGGGGCGGATTTAGCCAAACTCGGCGAATTTTATGCCCAAGCCATTCAACAAAGTGCGGTGGATTTTGACATTATTTTTGGTCCAGCTTATAAAGGCATACCCATTGCCACAACCGTCGCCATTGCCTTAGCCAAACAATATCAGCTTGAAATTCCTGTTTGCTTTAATCGTAAAGAAATCAAGGATCATGGCGAGGGCGGGCAGTTAATTGGCAGTTCATTACAAGGTAAGGTGCTATTAGTTGATGATGTGATTACCGCTGGCACTGCAATTCGTGAAGTAATGACCTTAATCCAACAACATCAAGCTCAATTATCCGCCGTGTTTATTGCCCTAAACCGTAAAGAAAAAGGACAAGGGGAGTTATCCGCCATTCAAGAAGTAGAACGAGATTATCAATGCCAAGTATTTTCTATTATTGATGTGGACGACTTAATTGATTTTATCGCTAAACACCCTGATTATCAGCAACACTTAACTACAATGCAGCAATATCGTCAACAATACGGGGTAAATTAA